The Tamandua tetradactyla isolate mTamTet1 chromosome 23, mTamTet1.pri, whole genome shotgun sequence genome includes a window with the following:
- the LOC143666585 gene encoding olfactory receptor 8H3-like — protein sequence MGSRNNTNGLDFILKGMTDSEEIQQVLFMLFLLIYLITVLGNAGMILIIHLDLQLQTPMYFFLSHLSFLDLAYSTDITPKTLENLLTSNKYISFIDCFTQMYFFYFLAITEIFLLSSMAYDRYVAICNPLHYQVVISRKLCHTLITGSYVLGFIQSLVIVLSMNNLRFCKSNVIYHFFCDVIPILFLSCTDTHDTEIIIFMVGSLNAMVSLITISVSYSCILSTIMKINSTSGKHKAFSTCASHLLGVTVYYSTGIFIYLKPKKSYSLGKDQVASVFYTMVIPMLNPLIYSLRNREVKNALSRVMQKREGSRQLK from the coding sequence ATGGGAAGTAGGAATAACACCAATGGGCTTGACTTCATCCTTAAGGGAATGACAGACTCTGAAGAGATCCAGCAGGtcctttttatgctctttctCCTGATATACCTGATTACTGTGCTGGGGAATGCAGGGATGATACTGATAATTCACCTGGACCTCCAGCTTCAAactcccatgtactttttcctcagtcACCTGTCATTCCTCGACCTTGCTTACTCAACAGACATCACCCCTAAAACCTTAGAGAATTTACTGACTTCCAACAAGTATATTTCATTTATAGATTGCTTCACCCAgatgtatttcttttacttcctggctatcactgaaattttccttctctcgtctatggcctatgaccgctatgtggctaTCTGCAATCCTCTTCACTACCAGGTTGTTATTTCCAGGAAACTGTGCCACACCCTCATCACTGGGTCTTATGTGCTGGGTTTTATTCAATCATTAGTCATTGTTCTTTCCATGAACAATTTGCGTTTCTGCAAATCTAATGTTAtatatcactttttctgtgatgtAATCCCAATTTTATTCCTGTCCTGCACTGACACTCATGACACTGAAATCATAATATTCATGGTTGGTAGTTTAAATGCAATGGTGTCTCTTATCACAATCTCTGTGTCCTATAGTTGCATTCTGTCTACTATCATGAAAATTAATTCCACCTCAGGAAAACACAAAGCCTTCTCTACTTGTGCCTCCCACCTCCTGGGAGTCACTGTCTATTACAGCACTGGTATCTTCATTTACTTAAAACCAAAGAAATCCTACTCCTTGGGAAAGGATCAAGTGGCCTCTGTGTTTTATACTATGGTGATCCCCATGCTGAATCCACTCATTTATAGTCTTAGGAACAGAGAAGTGAAAAATGCTCTCAGTAGAGTCATGCAGAAGAGAGAGGGCTCCAGACAGTTGAAATGA